A DNA window from Actinomadura coerulea contains the following coding sequences:
- a CDS encoding glycoside hydrolase family 15 protein: MAERRDRSVAAPVSVAPVISVPPPAGGPTTPRRRPAPRGRSGARKVRRTAGLLIVAALVATGGATVPEPPAPGWASPGLVGGGGWPFAGVPLAPDQGEGASYLPGSSVVRLADGRVRLVPSGGEAPITVDASDPRVDRAVRSDSAWLAQGTVPGGATNDAYRDMATRALLDLRLLTRPNGASLASWYSKWRYCWPRDSAFAVAAFTATGHPAEARRILYFLARAQHDDGMWAARYNADGTAVADGRAPQLDSLGWVLWSTWFYRVRAADHDELPSLWPMVQRAADHLARSLDAEGLPPASSDYWERDHRREQDPRRPTLGVVGPALAGLRAAADLARMRGEGAKATQWRHAAQRLSDAVARQFAPYGYPRSPIPGGLMDTSVTFLAPPFAPADQGVTTAIADAARKQALPNGGVLPGERWSGDPDVAWTPETALFGLNAAASGRRDEALERLDWLSAHRTSLGVLPEKVGVTGRPAGPAPLGWTASLVLLSLSALDRPLPVP, translated from the coding sequence ATGGCGGAGAGACGGGACAGATCCGTCGCGGCACCCGTCTCCGTCGCGCCCGTCATATCCGTACCGCCGCCCGCGGGCGGGCCCACCACCCCGCGCAGGCGCCCCGCGCCGCGCGGCCGCTCGGGCGCCCGCAAGGTGCGGCGCACCGCGGGCCTGCTCATCGTGGCGGCGCTCGTCGCGACCGGCGGCGCCACCGTCCCCGAGCCGCCCGCCCCCGGATGGGCGAGCCCCGGGCTCGTCGGCGGCGGCGGATGGCCCTTCGCGGGCGTCCCGCTGGCCCCCGACCAGGGCGAGGGGGCCTCCTACCTGCCCGGGAGCTCGGTCGTCAGGCTCGCGGACGGGCGGGTCCGGCTCGTCCCGTCCGGCGGCGAGGCGCCGATCACCGTGGACGCCTCAGACCCGCGGGTGGACCGGGCGGTCCGGTCCGACAGCGCGTGGCTGGCGCAGGGCACCGTCCCGGGAGGCGCGACGAACGACGCCTACCGCGACATGGCGACGCGCGCCCTGCTCGACCTGCGGCTGCTCACCCGCCCGAACGGCGCGTCCCTCGCGTCCTGGTACTCCAAGTGGCGCTACTGCTGGCCCCGCGACTCGGCGTTCGCCGTGGCCGCGTTCACCGCGACCGGGCATCCGGCCGAGGCGCGCCGCATCCTGTACTTCCTCGCCCGGGCGCAGCACGACGACGGCATGTGGGCCGCGCGGTACAACGCCGACGGGACGGCCGTCGCCGACGGCCGCGCCCCGCAGCTCGACTCGCTCGGCTGGGTGCTCTGGTCGACGTGGTTCTACCGCGTCCGGGCCGCCGACCACGACGAACTTCCCAGCTTGTGGCCGATGGTGCAGCGCGCCGCCGACCATCTCGCGCGCTCCCTGGACGCCGAGGGGCTGCCGCCCGCCTCGTCCGACTACTGGGAACGCGACCACCGGCGCGAGCAGGACCCGCGCCGCCCCACGCTCGGCGTGGTCGGCCCGGCGCTGGCGGGGCTGCGCGCGGCGGCCGACCTCGCGCGGATGCGCGGCGAGGGCGCGAAGGCGACGCAGTGGCGGCACGCGGCGCAGCGGCTCTCGGACGCGGTGGCGAGGCAGTTCGCCCCCTACGGTTACCCGCGCTCCCCCATTCCCGGCGGGCTGATGGACACCTCGGTGACGTTCCTCGCACCGCCGTTCGCACCGGCCGACCAGGGCGTGACCACCGCGATCGCGGACGCCGCGCGCAAGCAGGCGCTGCCGAACGGGGGCGTCCTGCCGGGCGAGCGCTGGTCGGGCGACCCCGACGTCGCCTGGACGCCGGAGACCGCGCTGTTCGGGCTGAACGCGGCCGCGTCGGGCCGCAGGGACGAGGCGCTGGAGCGGCTCGACTGGCTCTCCGCGCACCGCACGTCCCTGGGCGTCCTGCCGGAGAAGGTCGGCGTCACGGGCAGGCCGGCGGGCCCGGCGCCCCTGGGCTGGACGGCGTCGCTGGTCCTGCTGAGCCTCTCCGCGCTGGACCGGCCGCTGCCCGTCCCGTGA
- a CDS encoding TSUP family transporter has translation MHAEQVVLLLAAAVAAGWVDAVVGGGGLIQLPALLLLNPGQPVATALATNKLGSIAGTTSAAVAYARKAKPDVRVAVPAGLLAVCCAAGGALCAAAISSDVLKPLIMVVLLAVAAIVVLRPSLGRLPRPVLRTRRRVAAAVLVPGVAIAFYDGLLGPGTGTFLVIAFTALLGMDFVDASATSKIINAGTNLGALAVFAAQGHVLWAVGLAMGACNIVGAQVGAHMAINRGAGFVRAVLLCVVSALVLKLGYEQFG, from the coding sequence GTGCACGCCGAGCAGGTCGTCTTGCTGCTGGCCGCCGCCGTCGCGGCGGGCTGGGTCGACGCCGTGGTGGGGGGCGGCGGGCTGATCCAGCTGCCCGCGCTGCTCCTGCTCAACCCCGGGCAGCCGGTCGCGACCGCGCTCGCCACCAACAAGCTGGGCTCGATCGCGGGCACCACGTCGGCCGCCGTCGCCTACGCGCGCAAGGCCAAACCGGACGTCCGGGTGGCCGTCCCGGCGGGCCTGCTCGCGGTGTGCTGCGCCGCCGGGGGCGCCCTCTGCGCGGCGGCGATCTCCTCGGACGTGCTGAAACCCCTCATCATGGTCGTCCTGCTGGCGGTGGCCGCGATCGTGGTGCTCAGGCCGAGCCTCGGCCGGCTCCCGCGACCGGTGCTGCGGACGCGCCGCCGGGTCGCCGCCGCCGTCCTCGTCCCCGGCGTCGCGATCGCCTTCTACGACGGGCTCCTCGGGCCGGGCACCGGGACGTTCCTGGTGATCGCCTTCACCGCGCTGCTCGGCATGGACTTCGTCGACGCCTCCGCCACCTCGAAGATCATCAACGCCGGTACCAACCTGGGCGCCCTCGCGGTGTTCGCGGCGCAGGGGCACGTGCTGTGGGCCGTCGGGCTGGCGATGGGGGCCTGCAACATCGTCGGCGCGCAGGTCGGCGCCCACATGGCGATCAACCGCGGCGCCGGATTCGTCCGGGCGGTCCTGCTCTGTGTCGTCTCCGCGCTCGTGCTGAAGCTCGGGTACGAGCAGTTCGGCTAG
- a CDS encoding MaoC family dehydratase, translating to MTTRTRALGDDFAAPIDDRYLEDYTAGTTCEYGHVSVDEAEIIEFARRFDPQPIHVDPEFAAAGPFKGIIASGWHTGSIMMRLFADHFLSRVASLASPGVDELRWPAPVRPGDTLRLRVAVLEVRPSRSKPDRGIVGTRAELLNQDDEVVLHTLPVNLLRRRTA from the coding sequence ATGACGACCAGGACGCGCGCCCTCGGTGACGACTTCGCCGCCCCCATCGACGACCGCTACCTAGAGGACTACACCGCCGGCACGACCTGCGAGTACGGCCACGTCAGCGTGGACGAGGCCGAGATCATCGAGTTCGCCCGCCGCTTCGACCCGCAGCCCATCCACGTGGACCCGGAGTTCGCCGCCGCCGGCCCGTTCAAGGGCATCATCGCCAGCGGCTGGCACACCGGCTCGATCATGATGCGGCTGTTCGCCGACCACTTCCTGTCGCGGGTCGCCAGCCTCGCCTCCCCCGGCGTCGACGAGCTGCGCTGGCCCGCACCCGTCCGTCCCGGCGACACCCTGCGCCTGCGCGTCGCCGTCCTGGAGGTCCGGCCGTCGCGTTCCAAGCCGGACCGCGGCATCGTCGGTACCCGCGCCGAGCTTCTCAACCAGGACGACGAGGTCGTCCTGCACACCCTGCCGGTGAACCTCCTGCGCCGCCGCACGGCCTGA
- a CDS encoding MFS transporter: MSTSSREASRPLEAARPREGRSVFLLSAGHACVDVYQGSVTALVPFFVAERAYTYAAASGIVLAASLLSSVAQPLFGALTDRWAMPWLLPLSTLLGGVGIALSGLSGDYALTLAFVAISGIGVAAYHPESARVARLASKGSHTAMSWFSVGGNIGFAFAPLLVAAVVATGGLRCTPFLVVPALAGSVVCLPVLRALQGTSSGGRARTRAGVDDVRSFVTLSLAVVCRSIVFVGLSTFISFYARQRTGGGVAAGTAALFVLYLGGAVGTVAGGSLAARWDRVTVVRRSYLLTVVAVAGVVLVPGPALYLFVALTSAGLYVPFSLQVTLGQDYLPTRVGTAGGVTLGLAVSVGGLASPALGAVADAASLRVALAPLIALPAVAWLLFRTLPEPAVPAPAAAPPPEPAP, translated from the coding sequence GTGTCGACGAGTTCACGAGAAGCGTCCCGTCCCCTGGAAGCGGCCCGTCCACGAGAGGGACGGTCGGTCTTCCTGCTGTCCGCCGGGCATGCGTGCGTGGACGTCTACCAGGGGTCCGTGACGGCGCTCGTCCCGTTCTTCGTGGCCGAGCGCGCCTACACCTATGCCGCCGCCTCGGGCATCGTGCTCGCGGCGTCGCTGCTGTCCTCGGTGGCGCAGCCTCTGTTCGGGGCGCTCACCGACCGGTGGGCGATGCCCTGGCTGCTTCCGCTGAGCACGCTCCTTGGGGGAGTGGGGATCGCCCTGAGCGGCCTCAGCGGCGACTACGCCCTCACCCTGGCCTTCGTGGCGATCTCCGGGATCGGGGTCGCGGCCTACCACCCCGAGTCCGCCCGGGTCGCGCGGCTGGCGAGCAAGGGGAGCCACACGGCGATGAGCTGGTTCTCCGTCGGCGGCAACATCGGATTCGCGTTCGCGCCGCTCCTGGTCGCGGCGGTCGTCGCGACCGGCGGCCTGCGCTGCACCCCGTTCCTCGTGGTGCCGGCGCTCGCGGGCAGCGTCGTGTGCCTGCCCGTGCTGCGCGCCCTTCAGGGGACCTCCTCCGGCGGGCGGGCGCGCACGAGGGCCGGGGTGGACGACGTGCGCTCGTTCGTCACGCTGTCGCTCGCCGTGGTCTGCCGGTCGATCGTGTTCGTGGGGCTGAGCACGTTCATCTCCTTCTACGCGCGGCAGCGCACGGGAGGTGGAGTGGCGGCGGGCACGGCGGCGCTGTTCGTCCTGTACCTCGGGGGCGCGGTCGGGACCGTGGCGGGCGGCTCCCTGGCCGCCCGCTGGGACCGGGTCACCGTCGTGCGCCGGTCGTACCTGCTGACGGTGGTCGCCGTCGCGGGCGTCGTGCTGGTGCCCGGCCCGGCGCTCTACCTGTTCGTCGCGCTGACCTCCGCCGGCCTCTACGTCCCGTTCTCGCTGCAGGTCACCCTCGGGCAGGACTACCTGCCCACGCGCGTCGGCACCGCCGGCGGCGTCACCCTCGGCCTGGCGGTCAGCGTCGGCGGGCTCGCGAGCCCCGCCCTCGGCGCCGTCGCCGACGCCGCGTCGCTGCGCGTCGCCCTCGCCCCGCTGATCGCGCTGCCCGCGGTGGCCTGGCTGCTGTTCCGGACGCTGCCCGAGCCCGCCGTCCCGGCGCCCGCCGCCGCGCCGCCGCCGGAGCCCGCGCCGTGA
- a CDS encoding AraC family transcriptional regulator, whose amino-acid sequence MQETRHQPIAPTRARSLAPGAAIDAHRHDDHQIAYAGRGVVAVTTGAGSWVAPADRAIWIPAGAVHAHQAHGELELHLVGLPAAENPLGLDEPAVLGVSPLLRELILAYTRDPADDTPARARLRAVLLDQLRVSSQQPLHLPAPTVPHLRALCGILHADPADDRTLAELGREVGASDRTLSRLFRSDLGMTFPQWRTQLRLYHALILLAEDTPVTTVAHQCGWSSASSFIDVFRRAFGHTPGAHHPA is encoded by the coding sequence ATGCAGGAAACCCGCCATCAACCGATCGCACCGACCCGAGCGCGCTCGCTGGCGCCGGGCGCCGCCATCGACGCCCACCGCCACGACGACCACCAGATCGCCTATGCCGGGCGGGGCGTGGTCGCCGTCACCACCGGCGCGGGCTCCTGGGTGGCGCCCGCCGACCGCGCCATCTGGATCCCGGCCGGCGCAGTCCACGCCCACCAGGCCCACGGCGAACTCGAACTGCACCTGGTCGGCCTGCCCGCGGCCGAAAACCCGCTAGGGCTGGACGAGCCGGCGGTGCTCGGCGTCAGTCCCCTGCTGCGCGAACTGATCCTCGCCTACACCCGCGACCCGGCCGATGACACCCCCGCCCGGGCCCGGCTCCGCGCCGTCCTGCTGGACCAGTTGCGCGTCTCGTCCCAGCAGCCGCTGCATCTGCCCGCCCCGACCGTCCCGCACCTCAGGGCGCTGTGCGGCATCCTGCACGCCGACCCCGCCGACGACCGCACGCTCGCCGAACTGGGCAGGGAGGTCGGCGCGAGCGACCGCACCCTTTCCCGGCTCTTCAGGAGCGACCTCGGGATGACGTTCCCGCAGTGGCGCACCCAACTGCGCCTCTACCACGCCCTGATACTCCTGGCCGAGGACACGCCGGTGACGACCGTGGCCCACCAGTGCGGCTGGTCGTCCGCCAGCAGCTTCATCGACGTCTTCCGCCGGGCCTTCGGCCACACACCGGGCGCCCACCACCCCGCCTGA
- a CDS encoding alpha/beta fold hydrolase has protein sequence MGFVTTRDGNEIFYKDWGSGQPVLFIHGWPLNADAWEDQMKMVADHGYRGIAHDRRGHGRSSQPFDGYDFDTFADDLNDLINHLDLRDVTLVAHSMGGGELARYIGRHGTGRVGKAVLLSAITPAMLQTGDNPEGVPEQAFEEIKNGILRERSQYWKDASEAFFSANRPGNKVTQGNRDAFWYMGMRESIQAGVKCVDAFAFTEFHEDLRKFDVPTLIVHGDDDQIVPIDATARKAAEIIPNAVLKVYEGSSHGIALVPGDKERFNTDLLDFLKS, from the coding sequence ATGGGATTCGTCACCACTCGCGACGGCAACGAGATCTTCTACAAGGACTGGGGCAGCGGGCAGCCCGTGCTGTTCATCCACGGCTGGCCGCTCAACGCCGACGCGTGGGAGGACCAGATGAAGATGGTGGCCGACCACGGCTACCGCGGCATCGCCCACGACCGCCGGGGGCACGGGCGCTCCAGCCAGCCGTTCGACGGCTACGACTTCGACACCTTCGCCGACGACCTCAACGACCTGATCAACCACCTCGACCTGCGGGACGTCACGCTGGTCGCGCACTCGATGGGCGGCGGCGAACTGGCCCGCTACATCGGGCGCCACGGCACCGGGCGGGTCGGCAAGGCCGTCCTGCTGTCGGCGATCACACCGGCCATGCTGCAGACCGGCGACAACCCCGAGGGCGTGCCCGAGCAGGCCTTCGAAGAGATCAAGAACGGCATCCTGCGCGAACGCTCGCAGTACTGGAAGGACGCCTCCGAGGCGTTCTTCTCCGCCAACCGGCCGGGCAACAAGGTCACGCAGGGCAACCGGGACGCGTTCTGGTACATGGGCATGCGCGAGAGCATCCAGGCCGGCGTGAAGTGCGTGGACGCCTTCGCCTTCACCGAGTTCCACGAGGATCTGCGCAAGTTCGACGTCCCGACGCTGATCGTGCACGGCGACGACGACCAGATCGTCCCGATCGACGCGACCGCCCGCAAGGCCGCCGAGATCATTCCGAACGCCGTCCTGAAGGTGTACGAGGGGTCCTCGCACGGGATCGCGCTGGTGCCCGGCGACAAGGAGAGGTTCAACACCGACCTGCTGGACTTCCTGAAGAGCTGA
- a CDS encoding TetR/AcrR family transcriptional regulator, which translates to MDTVKRPDKRAERSRRTRAKVIEAARELFVARGYGATSLQEVADRAGVAVQTVYFVFGNKRTLFKDVVDASIAGDDEPVATMDREWFRAACAAPTAAEQLRAYVRGTGEVLGRVAPIMPMISAAGAADPQIAAQWPDGPDPRYTVHRAAAEALAGKPDARPGVSAATAADLLFALLSPQLYLLFVQDRGWAPDAWEEWVCTTLAAQLCV; encoded by the coding sequence ATGGACACCGTCAAGCGACCGGACAAGCGGGCCGAGCGTTCGCGCCGCACCCGTGCGAAGGTCATCGAGGCGGCGCGGGAGCTGTTCGTCGCGCGGGGCTACGGGGCGACGAGCCTTCAGGAGGTCGCCGACCGGGCGGGGGTGGCCGTCCAGACCGTGTACTTCGTCTTCGGCAACAAGCGCACGCTGTTCAAGGACGTGGTGGACGCGTCCATCGCCGGTGACGACGAGCCGGTCGCCACCATGGACCGGGAGTGGTTCCGCGCCGCGTGCGCCGCGCCCACGGCGGCCGAGCAGTTGCGCGCGTACGTGCGCGGCACCGGCGAGGTCCTCGGGCGGGTCGCCCCGATCATGCCGATGATCTCGGCGGCCGGTGCCGCCGATCCGCAGATCGCCGCGCAGTGGCCTGACGGCCCCGATCCCCGCTACACCGTGCACCGCGCCGCGGCCGAAGCGCTGGCCGGCAAGCCGGACGCGCGCCCCGGCGTCTCCGCCGCGACGGCCGCGGACCTGCTGTTCGCTCTGCTCAGCCCGCAGCTGTACCTGCTCTTCGTGCAGGACCGCGGCTGGGCGCCGGACGCATGGGAGGAGTGGGTCTGCACCACCCTGGCCGCCCAGCTCTGCGTCTGA
- a CDS encoding class I SAM-dependent methyltransferase has product MHTVVNIQQAEAWNGWEGSAWADNAPRYDAMMGGFNQPLLDGAAISETGTVLDIGCGTGQLTLLAARRAARAHAVGVDISEPMLARARADAAEQGIANARFEQADAEVHPFEENGFDVVVSRGGVMFFSDPAAAFANIARALRPGGRLVFIVPQAGSPESDYAKATAALAPLMRRPSPAARGMGSLSDPDRIRQVLSQAGLTEVNTDPVQAPMDYGRDATEAADFVLSQGPVRYNLQDVDHATVTRVRRELQATIAAYETSDGVHIRGSVWLVSAIRP; this is encoded by the coding sequence ATGCACACCGTCGTCAACATCCAGCAGGCCGAAGCGTGGAACGGTTGGGAGGGATCGGCCTGGGCCGACAACGCCCCGCGTTACGACGCGATGATGGGCGGTTTCAACCAGCCGCTCCTGGACGGTGCCGCGATCAGCGAGACCGGGACCGTTCTCGACATCGGATGCGGCACCGGACAACTCACCCTGCTGGCCGCACGGCGAGCAGCACGGGCGCACGCGGTCGGCGTCGACATCAGCGAACCCATGCTCGCCCGCGCACGCGCCGACGCGGCCGAGCAGGGCATCGCCAACGCGCGGTTCGAGCAGGCCGACGCGGAGGTCCACCCCTTCGAGGAGAACGGATTCGACGTCGTCGTCAGTCGCGGCGGCGTCATGTTCTTCTCCGATCCCGCGGCCGCGTTCGCCAACATCGCCCGCGCGCTCCGGCCCGGCGGCCGGCTGGTGTTCATCGTCCCGCAGGCGGGTTCCCCCGAGAGCGACTACGCCAAGGCGACCGCCGCTCTCGCGCCACTGATGCGCCGCCCCTCACCCGCGGCCCGCGGCATGGGATCGCTGTCCGACCCCGACCGTATTCGCCAGGTCCTAAGCCAAGCAGGCCTGACGGAGGTGAACACGGATCCGGTCCAGGCACCGATGGACTACGGCCGCGATGCCACCGAGGCCGCGGACTTCGTCCTCAGCCAGGGCCCGGTCCGCTACAACCTCCAGGACGTGGACCACGCCACCGTCACCCGCGTCCGCCGGGAACTCCAAGCCACCATCGCGGCCTATGAGACCTCGGACGGCGTCCACATCCGCGGCAGCGTGTGGCTGGTGAGCGCCATCCGTCCTTGA
- a CDS encoding cupin domain-containing protein, which produces MTTEQGTPGYAWSSVQDAPVREIFPGIRLRPLWAGDDGAKAFVLQMDPNTCWEGVDVHEPGPEEVFVVSGTFNDGDRDYPAGSFIHAPAGSSHVPQTSTGCTLFLFYPEG; this is translated from the coding sequence ATGACGACAGAACAGGGCACGCCCGGCTACGCGTGGTCCAGCGTTCAGGACGCTCCGGTCCGCGAGATCTTCCCTGGCATCCGCCTGCGGCCGCTGTGGGCGGGGGACGACGGCGCGAAGGCCTTCGTCCTCCAGATGGACCCGAACACGTGCTGGGAGGGGGTCGACGTCCACGAACCGGGGCCTGAGGAGGTGTTCGTGGTCTCCGGGACCTTCAACGACGGCGACCGGGATTACCCGGCCGGCTCGTTCATCCACGCTCCCGCAGGCTCTTCCCACGTCCCGCAGACGTCGACCGGGTGCACCCTGTTCCTCTTCTATCCGGAAGGCTGA
- a CDS encoding GlxA family transcriptional regulator, with translation MHRVAALVRPPQSTFELGCAAQVFGIERAGLPVRYAFGVCAERPGPVATLAGFDMLVTDGLDALDGADTVVVPGWLPAGTPPSPAVVQALRRAHSRGARVVSICSGAFALAHAGLLDGRRATTHWALADEFATRFPHVQVDPDVLYVDHGDVATSAGAGAGIDLCMHLIRADQGARYAAHVARTMVMPPHREGGQLQYSAPPRPAQIDGTLAPLTDWIAERLREPVTIETMAAQAGVSTRTLARRFAEQLGTSPGQWLLTQRITAAQDLLESTDLPLDAIARRVGLSSATNLRRRFLNTLGTTPGAYRRTFRAKPQ, from the coding sequence ATGCATCGCGTCGCGGCACTCGTGCGTCCACCGCAGTCGACCTTCGAGCTCGGCTGCGCGGCCCAGGTGTTCGGGATCGAGCGGGCCGGGCTCCCGGTCCGGTACGCCTTCGGCGTGTGCGCGGAGCGCCCCGGCCCCGTCGCGACGCTGGCCGGGTTCGACATGCTCGTGACCGACGGGCTGGACGCACTCGACGGGGCCGACACCGTGGTCGTCCCGGGTTGGCTGCCCGCCGGCACACCACCGTCCCCCGCGGTCGTCCAGGCCCTGCGCCGCGCTCACTCCCGCGGCGCCCGAGTGGTCAGCATCTGCTCAGGCGCCTTCGCCTTGGCGCACGCCGGTCTCCTGGACGGGCGGAGGGCGACCACCCACTGGGCCCTGGCCGACGAGTTCGCCACCCGCTTCCCGCACGTCCAGGTCGACCCGGACGTGCTGTACGTGGACCACGGTGACGTGGCCACCAGCGCCGGAGCCGGGGCCGGCATCGACCTGTGCATGCACCTGATCCGCGCCGACCAGGGCGCCCGGTACGCCGCCCACGTCGCGAGGACCATGGTCATGCCGCCCCACCGCGAGGGCGGCCAGCTCCAGTACTCGGCGCCGCCGCGTCCCGCCCAGATCGACGGCACGCTGGCACCGTTGACGGACTGGATCGCCGAGCGGCTCAGGGAACCCGTGACCATCGAGACCATGGCCGCACAGGCGGGCGTCTCCACGCGCACCCTCGCCCGACGGTTCGCCGAGCAACTCGGCACCAGCCCGGGACAGTGGCTGCTCACCCAACGGATCACCGCGGCCCAGGACCTGCTGGAGTCCACCGACCTGCCCTTGGACGCCATCGCCCGTCGCGTCGGCCTCTCCTCGGCCACCAATCTGCGCAGGCGATTCCTCAACACCCTGGGCACTACACCTGGCGCCTATCGCCGCACCTTCCGCGCAAAGCCCCAGTGA
- a CDS encoding dihydrofolate reductase family protein → MRKITAGLFISLDGVVEDPQDWHFPYFNEEMGQAVDAQMGSADTLLLGRRTYDSFAGAWPEREEAGGEDAGFAKKLGDARKIVVSGQDLDFTWRNSERLQGDLVEAVTALKKEPSTSDIAMSGSVSVVRRLLEAGLLDELHLLVHPIAVRKGMRLFEEADAPLPLKLVSSKTFATGVVHLVYRLDDEAPAGDYEKAKESLPQTGD, encoded by the coding sequence ATGCGAAAGATCACCGCAGGGTTGTTCATCTCGCTCGACGGCGTCGTCGAAGACCCGCAGGACTGGCACTTCCCGTACTTCAACGAGGAGATGGGCCAGGCCGTCGACGCCCAGATGGGGTCGGCCGACACCCTCCTGCTCGGCCGCAGGACCTATGACAGCTTCGCGGGGGCGTGGCCCGAGCGTGAGGAGGCCGGCGGCGAGGACGCCGGCTTCGCCAAGAAGCTCGGAGACGCCCGCAAGATAGTGGTGTCCGGGCAGGACCTCGACTTCACGTGGCGCAATTCCGAGCGGCTCCAGGGCGACCTCGTCGAGGCCGTGACCGCGCTGAAGAAGGAACCGTCCACGTCCGACATCGCGATGAGCGGTTCGGTCTCGGTCGTCCGCCGGCTTCTGGAGGCAGGTCTTCTCGACGAGCTGCACCTGCTCGTCCACCCGATCGCCGTGCGCAAGGGGATGCGGCTCTTCGAGGAGGCTGACGCGCCACTGCCGTTGAAACTCGTCTCCTCCAAGACGTTCGCGACCGGTGTCGTCCACCTCGTCTACCGCCTGGATGACGAGGCTCCGGCCGGCGACTACGAGAAGGCCAAGGAGAGCCTTCCCCAAACCGGCGACTAG